A part of Micromonospora chersina genomic DNA contains:
- a CDS encoding AfsR/SARP family transcriptional regulator produces the protein MSEALRFEILGPQRAWYADRPLDLGPGKQRAVLAVLLLAEGRPVPTGQIVDAVWPEEPPANGPNVVQKYVAGLRRVLEPDRSPRTPAQVLTLTDAGYLLRIPPEAVDAVRFERGVRRARQWQAAGRTEDALAEVTGALERWQGEPFTGFTGAYFDAARHRLVELRAVALETRTELELASGRHGELVGRLVELVAEFPVRERLRHQLMLALHRGGRQAEALAAYRDFADLLREEYGIEPGEALQDLHRRILRSDPSLTPQAPPASSEPLAPPAPEAVPAPRAGDTPDGTGLPDGSTSAAPEAVAVRPAPAPMPSGPVPAPAPTPSATGPAPAAAPVPPAAPGWAPGPAGPLTPVPHALLVAMNQPADAPADRRAPGWVRLAATLAGTATVLVSFGSLTWAVVLGYALWRRSWRLALAGIGYFLLVFSVFVLAVTSPETEEISDGEAIYLIVAMGTCWLLGTAHVVLLNPTIWAAVGGLFWTGRQRTDEQRRLRREQARYLLHHYPAARAELRIGRPDLLRTYDDGGLVDVNAVPDAVLATLPGLTVDQRRQVAVDRWLRGPYLSLEELAGRCHLPPAATETLRDVLLFLPPEPPPVRHS, from the coding sequence ATGTCAGAGGCGTTGCGCTTCGAGATCCTGGGCCCGCAGCGGGCCTGGTACGCGGACCGCCCGCTCGACCTCGGCCCCGGCAAGCAGCGTGCCGTGCTGGCCGTGCTGCTGCTCGCCGAGGGGCGTCCCGTGCCGACCGGGCAGATCGTCGACGCGGTGTGGCCCGAGGAGCCACCGGCGAACGGCCCGAACGTGGTGCAGAAGTACGTGGCCGGGCTGCGCCGGGTGCTCGAACCCGACCGGTCGCCGCGTACCCCGGCGCAGGTGCTGACGCTCACCGACGCCGGGTACCTGCTGCGGATCCCGCCCGAGGCGGTGGACGCGGTCCGCTTCGAGCGGGGCGTGCGACGGGCCCGGCAGTGGCAGGCGGCGGGGCGTACCGAGGACGCGCTGGCCGAGGTGACCGGCGCCCTGGAACGGTGGCAGGGGGAGCCGTTCACCGGGTTCACCGGCGCGTACTTCGACGCCGCCCGGCACCGGCTGGTGGAGCTGCGGGCCGTCGCCCTGGAGACGCGCACCGAGCTGGAGCTGGCCAGCGGCCGGCACGGCGAGCTGGTCGGCCGGCTCGTCGAACTGGTGGCCGAGTTCCCGGTCCGCGAGCGGCTGCGCCACCAGCTCATGCTGGCGCTGCACCGCGGCGGCCGGCAGGCCGAGGCGCTGGCCGCCTACCGGGACTTCGCCGACCTGCTCCGCGAGGAGTACGGCATCGAGCCCGGCGAGGCCCTCCAGGACCTGCACCGGCGCATCCTCCGCTCCGACCCCTCCCTGACCCCACAGGCGCCACCGGCGTCGTCCGAGCCCCTCGCCCCGCCCGCGCCGGAGGCCGTGCCGGCACCCCGGGCCGGCGACACCCCGGACGGCACGGGCCTGCCGGACGGGTCGACGTCCGCCGCACCGGAAGCGGTCGCCGTCCGGCCGGCGCCCGCCCCGATGCCGAGCGGACCGGTTCCCGCGCCCGCCCCGACGCCGAGCGCCACCGGACCGGCCCCCGCTGCCGCGCCGGTCCCGCCGGCCGCGCCGGGCTGGGCCCCCGGGCCCGCCGGACCGCTGACCCCGGTGCCGCACGCCCTCCTGGTCGCCATGAACCAGCCGGCCGACGCGCCGGCCGACCGCCGCGCGCCCGGCTGGGTCCGGCTCGCCGCGACGCTGGCCGGCACCGCCACCGTGCTGGTGTCGTTCGGCTCGCTCACCTGGGCCGTGGTCCTCGGGTACGCGCTCTGGCGGCGCAGCTGGCGTCTCGCCCTGGCGGGCATCGGCTACTTCCTGCTCGTCTTCAGCGTCTTCGTCCTCGCGGTCACCAGCCCGGAGACCGAGGAGATCAGCGACGGGGAGGCCATCTACCTCATCGTCGCGATGGGCACCTGCTGGCTGCTCGGCACCGCGCACGTCGTGCTGCTCAACCCCACCATCTGGGCGGCCGTCGGCGGGCTGTTCTGGACCGGCCGGCAGCGCACCGACGAGCAGCGGCGGCTGCGCCGGGAGCAGGCCCGCTACCTGCTGCACCACTATCCGGCCGCCCGGGCCGAGCTGCGCATCGGCCGCCCGGACCTGCTCCGCACCTACGACGACGGCGGCCTGGTCGACGTCAACGCCGTGCCCGATGCGGTGCTGGCCACCCTGCCCGGGCTGACCGTCGACCAGCGCCGCCAGGTGGCGGTCGACCGCTGGCTGCGCGGCCCGTACCTGTCGCTGGAGGAACTGGCCGGGCGGTGCCACCTGCCGCCCGCGGCGACCGAGACACTCCGGGACGTGCTGCTCTTCCTGCCGCCCGAGCCGCCGCCCGTCCGGCACTCGTGA
- a CDS encoding RecQ family ATP-dependent DNA helicase, which produces MGQDRMVVRERAEAVLRRLAGEHARLREDQWRAIEALVVDRRRVLCVQRTGWGKSAVYFVATALLREGGEHGPTVIVSPLLALMRNQVESAARAGIRARTINSANLDEWDEITAEIHAGAVDVLLISPERLNNPDFRDGVLPKLAATTGLLVVDEAHCVSDWGHDFRPDYRRLRTFLANLPERTPVLATTATANARVTQDVAEQLGDALVLRGTLDRESLRLGVLDLPSPAHRLAWLADHLDRLPGSGIIYTLTVAAAGETAEFLRARGWSVASYTGQAEDADRRAAEQDLLDNKIKALVATSALGMGFDKPDLGFVVHLGAPPSPIAYYQQVGRAGRAVEHAEVLLLPGVEDAAIWRYFASLAFPPEEQVWAVLAALDTERPISTQALEPVVDLRRARLELMLKVLDVDGAVRRVRGGWLATGEPWVYDEARLRRVAQARTAEQQAMREYATTPGCRMRYLRECLDDAGAGDCGRCDNCAAPLFGPEVSDAALTAAQTFLGRPGVEIAPKKLWPTGLEAVGVPLKGRIPPAEQALPGRAVGRLSDLGWGGRLRGLVGPDAADGPVPDDVSAAVVEVLKAWAHGDDPWPRRPVGVVAVGSRTRPELVGTLAERIAAVGRLPLLGRVVPTGPSGAGGPRGNSAQRVRALHDAFAVPADLADALAGLDGPVLLVDDLVDSGWTMSMVARLLRRAGAPDVLPLALAVAG; this is translated from the coding sequence ATGGGTCAGGATCGGATGGTCGTCCGGGAGCGCGCCGAGGCGGTGCTGCGGCGGCTGGCGGGTGAGCACGCCCGGCTCCGCGAGGACCAGTGGCGGGCCATCGAGGCGCTGGTGGTCGACCGGCGGCGGGTGCTGTGCGTGCAGCGCACCGGCTGGGGCAAGTCGGCTGTCTACTTCGTGGCCACCGCGCTGCTCCGCGAGGGTGGTGAGCACGGCCCCACGGTGATCGTCTCGCCGCTGCTGGCGCTCATGCGCAACCAGGTCGAGTCGGCGGCCCGGGCCGGCATCCGGGCCCGCACCATCAACTCGGCGAACCTCGACGAGTGGGACGAGATCACCGCCGAGATCCACGCCGGGGCGGTGGACGTGCTGCTGATCAGCCCGGAACGCCTCAACAACCCCGACTTCCGGGACGGGGTGCTGCCGAAGCTGGCCGCCACCACCGGGCTGCTCGTGGTGGACGAGGCGCACTGCGTCTCCGACTGGGGGCACGACTTCCGTCCCGACTACCGGCGGCTGCGCACCTTCCTCGCCAACCTGCCCGAGCGGACCCCGGTGCTCGCCACCACGGCCACCGCCAACGCCCGGGTCACCCAGGACGTGGCCGAGCAGTTGGGCGACGCCCTGGTGCTGCGGGGCACCCTCGACCGGGAGTCGCTGCGGCTCGGCGTACTCGATCTGCCCAGCCCGGCGCACCGGCTGGCCTGGCTCGCCGACCACCTGGACCGGCTCCCCGGCTCGGGGATCATCTACACGCTGACCGTGGCGGCGGCCGGCGAGACCGCCGAGTTCCTCCGCGCCCGGGGCTGGTCGGTGGCCTCCTACACCGGCCAGGCCGAGGACGCCGACCGGCGGGCCGCCGAGCAGGACCTGCTGGACAACAAGATCAAGGCGCTGGTCGCCACGAGCGCGCTCGGCATGGGCTTCGACAAGCCCGACCTCGGCTTCGTGGTGCACCTGGGCGCGCCGCCCTCGCCGATCGCCTACTACCAGCAGGTCGGCCGCGCCGGCCGGGCCGTCGAGCACGCCGAGGTGCTGCTGCTGCCCGGCGTCGAGGACGCCGCGATCTGGCGGTACTTCGCCTCGCTCGCCTTCCCGCCCGAGGAGCAGGTCTGGGCCGTGCTCGCCGCCCTGGACACCGAGCGGCCGATCTCCACCCAGGCCCTCGAACCGGTGGTCGACCTGCGCCGGGCCCGGCTGGAGCTGATGCTCAAGGTGCTCGACGTGGACGGCGCCGTCCGCCGGGTGCGCGGCGGCTGGCTCGCCACCGGCGAGCCCTGGGTCTACGACGAGGCCCGGTTGCGCCGCGTCGCCCAGGCGCGCACCGCCGAGCAGCAGGCCATGCGGGAGTACGCGACCACGCCCGGCTGCCGCATGCGCTACCTGCGGGAGTGCCTGGACGACGCCGGGGCGGGGGACTGCGGCCGGTGCGACAACTGCGCCGCCCCGCTGTTCGGCCCCGAGGTGTCCGACGCCGCGCTGACCGCCGCGCAGACCTTCCTGGGCCGCCCCGGCGTGGAGATCGCCCCGAAGAAGCTCTGGCCGACCGGGCTGGAGGCGGTCGGCGTACCCCTGAAGGGCCGCATCCCCCCGGCGGAGCAGGCGCTTCCCGGGCGGGCCGTGGGGCGCCTGTCCGACCTGGGCTGGGGCGGCCGGCTGCGCGGCCTGGTCGGGCCGGACGCGGCGGACGGCCCGGTCCCGGACGACGTGTCGGCGGCGGTGGTCGAGGTGCTGAAGGCGTGGGCGCACGGCGACGACCCGTGGCCGCGCCGCCCGGTCGGCGTGGTCGCGGTCGGCTCCCGCACCCGGCCCGAGCTGGTCGGCACGCTCGCCGAGCGGATCGCCGCGGTGGGTCGGCTGCCGCTGCTCGGCCGGGTCGTCCCGACCGGCCCGTCCGGGGCCGGCGGGCCGCGCGGCAACAGCGCCCAGCGGGTGCGCGCGCTGCACGACGCCTTCGCGGTGCCCGCCGACCTGGCCGACGCGCTGGCCGGGCTGGACGGGCCGGTGCTGCTCGTCGACGACCTGGTCGACTCGGGGTGGACCATGAGCATGGTGGCCCGGCTGCTGCGCCGGGCCGGCGCGCCCGACGTGCTGCCACTGGCGCTCGCGGTGGCCGGCTGA
- a CDS encoding heavy-metal-associated domain-containing protein, giving the protein MTEQRPVVQTYAVTGMTCEHCVRAVTEELSALPGVDEVRIDLAAGTATVTSAAPLPVESVRAAVDEAGYELASGVA; this is encoded by the coding sequence ATGACCGAGCAGCGACCCGTCGTCCAGACGTACGCCGTCACCGGCATGACCTGCGAACACTGCGTCCGGGCGGTCACCGAGGAGCTGTCCGCCCTGCCGGGCGTGGACGAGGTCCGGATCGACCTCGCCGCCGGCACGGCCACGGTCACGAGCGCCGCCCCGCTGCCCGTCGAGTCCGTCCGCGCGGCGGTCGACGAGGCCGGCTACGAGCTGGCCTCCGGCGTTGCCTGA
- a CDS encoding helix-turn-helix domain-containing protein — MGSADVSPQMAFARFVRRAIDDAREERGWTVTDLATHTGVGRSTVFRWLAGDWQDYPELAKVRGFCAALDLPVAAAFRALGLPDAGPVPRRRAEDGPVEADVRVILERLADPNVPAEEKHHIRDLLRYLARRPVRRAG, encoded by the coding sequence ATGGGTTCGGCAGACGTTTCACCGCAGATGGCCTTCGCACGATTCGTGCGACGCGCCATCGATGACGCCCGCGAGGAACGCGGCTGGACGGTGACCGATCTCGCCACGCACACCGGCGTGGGGCGGTCGACCGTCTTCCGCTGGCTGGCCGGCGACTGGCAGGACTACCCCGAGCTGGCCAAGGTGCGCGGCTTCTGCGCCGCCCTGGACCTGCCGGTGGCGGCCGCCTTCCGCGCGCTGGGCCTGCCCGACGCCGGCCCGGTGCCGCGCCGCCGCGCCGAGGACGGCCCGGTGGAGGCCGACGTGCGGGTGATCCTGGAGCGGCTGGCCGACCCCAACGTCCCCGCCGAGGAGAAGCACCACATCCGCGACCTGCTCCGCTACCTGGCCCGCCGTCCGGTCCGCCGGGCGGGCTGA
- a CDS encoding class I SAM-dependent methyltransferase — protein sequence MPEPLDAALSEVRALLLDPALTRAVAAGRRRGQRPSVVRAELRPVTLKAGPRLQISTSDGARPYTRNVAPGAEAGTAVDALLAEPFGNWHVETADSTIQLRVTKSGEAQVHRAAASRPAPEPGGHDRAKDWLLDPGDPIFAEIGGSAAKRRQVDAFLRALAATLPDDLTGPLRVVDLGCGNAYLTFAAHRYLSQRGLDVTLVGVDVREDQRRRNTDLAERLGWADRVSFVAGSILDAAVEPAPDLVLALHACDTATDEALARTLRWEARWVLAAPCCHHDVAAQLRARPAPRPYQLLTRQGILRERFADVLTDALRAGLLRLHGYRAEVVEFVDSRHTPRNLLIRARRTGSAPTDEQRAEYRELVDQWGVTPRLETLLADRA from the coding sequence ATGCCGGAACCGCTGGATGCCGCACTGAGCGAGGTGCGGGCGCTGCTGCTCGACCCCGCCCTGACCCGGGCGGTCGCCGCCGGGCGCCGCCGCGGCCAGCGCCCCTCAGTGGTCCGCGCCGAGCTGCGTCCGGTCACGCTGAAGGCCGGCCCCCGGCTCCAGATCTCCACCTCCGACGGGGCCCGTCCGTACACCCGGAACGTGGCGCCGGGCGCGGAGGCCGGCACGGCTGTCGACGCGCTGCTCGCGGAGCCCTTCGGCAACTGGCACGTGGAGACCGCCGACAGCACGATCCAGCTCCGGGTGACGAAGTCGGGCGAGGCGCAGGTGCACCGGGCGGCGGCGAGCCGGCCGGCGCCGGAGCCCGGCGGCCACGACCGGGCCAAGGACTGGCTGCTCGACCCGGGTGACCCGATCTTCGCCGAGATCGGCGGCTCGGCGGCCAAGCGCCGCCAGGTGGACGCGTTCCTCCGGGCGCTGGCCGCCACCCTGCCGGACGACCTGACCGGGCCGCTGCGCGTGGTCGACCTGGGCTGCGGCAACGCCTACCTGACCTTCGCCGCCCACCGCTACCTGTCCCAGCGCGGGCTGGACGTGACGCTGGTCGGGGTGGACGTCCGCGAGGACCAGCGCCGGCGCAACACCGACCTCGCCGAGCGGCTGGGCTGGGCCGACCGGGTGAGCTTCGTGGCCGGCAGCATCCTCGACGCCGCTGTCGAACCGGCCCCGGACCTGGTGCTCGCGCTGCACGCCTGCGACACGGCGACCGACGAGGCGCTGGCCCGGACGCTGCGCTGGGAAGCCCGCTGGGTGCTCGCCGCCCCGTGCTGCCACCACGATGTGGCCGCCCAGCTCCGGGCCCGGCCCGCGCCGCGGCCGTACCAGCTGCTCACCCGGCAGGGCATCCTGCGCGAGCGGTTCGCCGACGTGCTCACCGACGCGCTGCGCGCCGGCCTGCTCCGGCTGCACGGCTACCGCGCCGAGGTGGTGGAGTTCGTCGACTCCCGGCACACCCCGCGCAACCTGCTGATCCGGGCCCGGCGCACCGGGAGCGCGCCGACCGACGAGCAGCGCGCCGAGTATCGCGAGCTGGTCGACCAGTGGGGCGTCACGCCCCGGCTGGAGACGCTGCTCGCCGATCGCGCCTAG
- a CDS encoding DEAD/DEAH box helicase has translation MSEQIHGQELAPTAPVRPEAPTFAELGARQETVEALAAAGITRAFAIQEYALPIGLRGVDLIGQAPTGTGKTLGFGIPLLERVFAPSEGGDGVPQALVVVPTRELGLQVAKDLDAAGRTRGVRVLPIYGGVAYEPQIDALRKGVEILVGTPGRLLDLAKQKHLRLDRVHALVLDEADRMLDLGFLDDVEKILAMLPEDRQTMLFSATMPDPIVALSRRFLRRPVTIHAGHTAETGPSPQTQQLVYRTHSMNKVEIVARILQAEGRGLTMIFTRTKRAADRVAEDLDFRGFAVAAVHGDLGQGARERALRAFRAGKIDILVATDVAARGLDVTGVTHVINYDCPEDQDTYTHRIGRTGRAGASGVAVTFVDWDDMPRWRIIDKTLGLDMPEPPETYHTSPHLYTDLDISRDISGTLPTAERTRAGLSAEVEEDLGGGRSRRGERGSRRGEGRGEGRGRERRRGRDGDTGAAPEGASTEASAEEGTRSPRRRRRRRAGETVAGEATAVISAEGGAEPAAAAEGESAAKPRRRRRRRGGGGGGTGTPAEATAD, from the coding sequence ATGAGCGAGCAGATTCACGGCCAGGAACTGGCCCCCACCGCTCCGGTCCGCCCGGAGGCACCCACCTTCGCCGAGCTCGGCGCCCGCCAGGAGACCGTCGAGGCCCTGGCCGCCGCCGGCATCACCCGCGCCTTCGCCATCCAGGAGTACGCGCTGCCGATCGGGCTGCGCGGCGTCGACCTGATCGGCCAGGCGCCGACCGGCACCGGCAAGACCCTCGGCTTCGGCATCCCGCTGCTGGAGCGCGTCTTCGCCCCCTCCGAGGGCGGCGACGGCGTCCCGCAGGCGCTGGTCGTCGTCCCCACCCGCGAGCTGGGCCTCCAGGTCGCCAAGGACCTCGACGCCGCGGGGCGCACCCGGGGCGTCCGGGTGCTGCCGATCTACGGCGGCGTCGCGTACGAGCCGCAGATCGACGCGCTGCGCAAGGGCGTCGAGATCCTCGTGGGCACGCCGGGCCGGCTGCTGGACCTGGCCAAGCAGAAGCACCTCCGGCTCGACCGGGTGCACGCGCTGGTGCTCGACGAGGCCGACCGGATGCTCGACCTGGGCTTCCTGGACGACGTCGAGAAGATCCTGGCCATGCTGCCGGAGGACCGGCAGACCATGCTCTTCTCGGCCACCATGCCGGACCCGATCGTCGCGCTGTCCCGGCGCTTCCTGCGCCGGCCGGTGACCATCCACGCCGGGCACACCGCCGAGACCGGCCCGTCGCCGCAGACCCAGCAGCTGGTCTACCGCACCCACTCGATGAACAAGGTCGAGATCGTGGCGCGCATCCTCCAGGCGGAGGGCCGCGGGCTCACCATGATCTTCACCCGCACCAAGCGGGCCGCCGACCGGGTGGCCGAGGACCTCGACTTCCGCGGTTTCGCGGTCGCCGCCGTCCACGGCGACCTGGGCCAGGGCGCGCGGGAGCGGGCGCTGCGGGCGTTCCGGGCCGGCAAGATCGATATCCTGGTCGCCACCGACGTGGCGGCACGCGGGCTCGACGTCACAGGCGTCACGCACGTCATCAACTACGACTGCCCCGAGGACCAGGACACCTACACCCACCGGATCGGCCGGACCGGCCGGGCCGGGGCGTCCGGTGTCGCGGTGACCTTCGTCGACTGGGACGACATGCCCCGCTGGCGGATCATCGACAAGACCCTGGGGCTCGACATGCCCGAGCCGCCGGAGACCTACCACACCTCCCCGCACCTCTACACCGACCTGGACATCTCCCGCGACATCAGCGGCACCCTGCCGACCGCCGAGCGCACCCGCGCCGGCCTGTCGGCCGAGGTCGAGGAGGACCTGGGCGGTGGCCGCTCGCGGCGCGGCGAGCGCGGCTCGCGGCGCGGCGAGGGCCGGGGCGAGGGCCGCGGCCGGGAGCGCCGCCGGGGTCGTGACGGCGACACCGGTGCGGCGCCCGAGGGCGCGTCGACCGAGGCGTCCGCCGAGGAGGGCACCCGCAGCCCGCGCCGCCGCCGGCGGCGCCGGGCCGGCGAGACGGTGGCCGGCGAGGCCACCGCGGTGATCTCCGCCGAGGGTGGCGCCGAGCCGGCCGCGGCCGCCGAGGGCGAGTCGGCCGCCAAGCCGCGCCGCCGCCGGCGCCGCCGTGGTGGCGGTGGCGGGGGCACCGGCACGCCGGCCGAGGCGACCGCCGACTGA
- a CDS encoding ferritin-like fold-containing protein, whose product MSAPDPALVDLLGLVAYGELLAFDRLAADARLAPDLRRRAALSEMAAAEIAHYRWIADRITALGVTPDEAMGPYVEALRAYHDSTEPKDWLEAVTKAYVGDAISDDFLREIAGGLDGPDRRLILDVLHDSRYAEFAATEIRAAVEADPRVANRLSMWARRLVGEALSQAGRVAAADRGALTALISREGVDVPALFRRLTDAHTARMTAAGLNN is encoded by the coding sequence GTGTCCGCCCCCGACCCCGCCCTGGTCGACCTGCTCGGCCTCGTGGCGTACGGCGAACTGCTCGCCTTCGACCGGCTTGCCGCCGACGCCCGTCTCGCCCCCGACCTGCGCCGACGGGCCGCGCTGAGCGAGATGGCCGCCGCCGAGATCGCGCACTACCGCTGGATCGCCGACCGGATCACCGCGCTCGGCGTGACCCCCGACGAGGCCATGGGCCCCTACGTCGAGGCGTTGCGGGCGTACCACGACTCGACCGAGCCGAAGGACTGGCTGGAGGCGGTGACCAAGGCGTACGTGGGCGACGCCATCAGCGACGACTTCCTGCGCGAGATCGCCGGCGGGCTCGACGGGCCGGACCGGCGGCTGATCCTCGACGTGCTGCACGACTCCCGGTACGCCGAGTTCGCCGCCACCGAGATCCGGGCCGCCGTCGAGGCGGACCCCCGGGTGGCCAACAGGCTCTCCATGTGGGCCCGGCGGCTGGTCGGCGAGGCGCTCTCGCAGGCCGGCCGGGTCGCCGCCGCCGACCGGGGCGCCCTCACCGCGCTGATCTCCCGGGAGGGCGTGGACGTGCCGGCGCTGTTCCGCCGGCTGACCGACGCGCACACCGCGCGGATGACCGCCGCGGGGCTGAACAACTGA
- a CDS encoding DUF3107 domain-containing protein, with product MEVKIGVQYAPRELVLESAQSPAEIEQIVTDAVAKGEGTLSLTDEKGRRVIVPVTKVAYVEIAEASPRAVGFTVR from the coding sequence GTGGAGGTCAAGATCGGCGTGCAGTACGCGCCGCGGGAGCTGGTCCTGGAGAGCGCGCAGTCGCCGGCCGAGATCGAGCAGATCGTGACCGACGCCGTCGCCAAGGGTGAGGGCACCCTCTCCCTGACCGACGAGAAGGGCCGGCGGGTCATCGTGCCGGTCACGAAGGTCGCCTACGTCGAGATCGCGGAGGCCTCGCCCCGCGCGGTCGGTTTCACCGTCCGCTGA
- a CDS encoding TetR/AcrR family transcriptional regulator yields MTAVGNGAQTAGRPTRLPRSARRKQLLAAAQEVFVAQGYHAAAMDDIAERAGVSKPVLYQHFPGKMELYLALLDTHCDAIVAKVHDAMRGTQDNKERVGASVQAYFDFVDHESEAFRLVFESDLRNDPAVRQRVERVEQGCIAAITDTIISDTGVSRAHAELLASGLVGAAETAAQFWLAGGRQVPKAEAEALVAALSWRGIASFPLQGESA; encoded by the coding sequence ATGACCGCTGTGGGGAACGGTGCGCAGACCGCCGGCCGGCCCACCCGCCTGCCCCGCTCGGCGCGGCGCAAGCAGCTGCTCGCGGCCGCCCAGGAGGTGTTCGTCGCGCAGGGCTACCACGCCGCCGCGATGGACGACATCGCCGAGCGGGCGGGAGTCTCCAAGCCCGTGCTCTACCAGCACTTCCCCGGGAAGATGGAGCTCTACCTGGCGCTGCTGGACACCCACTGCGACGCCATCGTGGCGAAGGTGCACGACGCGATGCGCGGCACCCAGGACAACAAGGAGCGGGTCGGCGCCTCGGTGCAGGCGTACTTCGACTTCGTCGACCACGAGAGCGAGGCGTTCCGGCTGGTCTTCGAGTCGGACCTGCGCAACGACCCGGCCGTCCGGCAGCGGGTGGAGCGGGTGGAACAGGGCTGCATCGCCGCGATCACCGACACCATCATCTCGGACACCGGCGTGAGCCGGGCGCACGCCGAGCTGCTCGCCTCCGGCCTGGTCGGCGCGGCCGAGACGGCCGCCCAGTTCTGGCTGGCCGGCGGCCGTCAGGTGCCCAAGGCCGAGGCCGAGGCGCTGGTGGCGGCCCTGTCCTGGCGGGGCATCGCCAGCTTCCCGCTGCAAGGTGAGTCAGCCTGA